TTCGGGAGGGGCTTGATCTTCCCGAGGTGGCCCTGGTTGCGATCATGGATGCTGACAGGGAAGGTTTTCTCAGGTCCGAGACATCTTTGATACAGACGATGGGGAGAGCTGCACGAAACCTTGATGGTCGGGCCATTCTTTACGCCGATGTCATCACAGGCTCCATCAAAAGAGCCCTGGAGGAAACCGGCAGGAGAAGAAAACTGCAGGAAACATACAACGCCCTGCACGGGCTTACTCCTGAAAGTATCAAAAGCCGGATACATGATGTGCTTTCCTCCATCGAGGAAGCCGATTATGTCAGCGTTGTCGGTGATGAAGAGTTTGAACCTGGAACCGTGGAGATGACCGTAGGCAGGCTCGAAAAGGAGATGCTGGAAGCTGCGTCGAACATGGAGTTTGAACGTGCTGCAGAGCTCCGGGATCGCATGAAGGAGCTCCAGGAACGCCTGTTAATGACGGGCAGTCCAACCAGGACTTCGTCAGCCACCGGTTCCGGGAAAGGAAGGGAAAAAGGCAGGAAAGGGAAAGCACACTGATGTTTGCCAAAATGAAGGAGCAGATAAAACACGTCCCGGCTGCCCCCGGAGTGTACCTCTATAGGGACGCCGAAGGCGTTGTCTTGTACGTTGGGAAGGCAAAGGATCTGCGTAAGAGGGTAAGACAATATTTTACGGGTGGGCAGGAGGAAAGGACCGCTCATTTTCTGCCTCTGATAGATACTGTGGAAACCATTGTTGCCGGATCTGAAAAGGAAGCTCTCCTCCTTGAAAACACACTGATAAAGCGGTACCGTCCGGCCTTCAATGTGGACATGAAGGACGACAAAAGCTATCCCTGTTTCAGGGTCACGGTTCAGGAGGCATTTCCCAGGCTGGAGATAACGCGAAAACTTGCGGTGGATGGGAGCCTTTATTTCGGTCCTTTTACTGACGCGGGGGCAGCCAGAGCAACTCTGTCGTGGCTGGAACGAGCTTTTCCGCTGCGTAGATGCCGTAAACCGGTTCCCGGCGGGAGGGGACGACAAGGACGGCCGTGTCTTGATTTTCAGATGGGACGTTGTCTGGGGCCCTGCGGCGAAGAGGTGACTCGGGATGAATACGGCCGGATAGTTGTTGAACTGGTGGATTTTCTCAAGGGCAACGGTAAAAAGGTCGTTAGTAAACTTTGCAAGAGGATGAAACAGGCATCAGGGGAGATGAAGTACGAGGAGGCCGCCAGCCTGAGAGATCGTGTAGCAGCGATTGAAACGGTCCTTGAAAAACAGGATGTGGTAGGGAACCCCGGGGAGGATATAGATGTGCTGGGGTTCGCAGGATCGGGAGACACCGGAGTCCTGACTAGCCTTTTTATCAGGTCGGGCATGCTGGTAGGCAGATCCGACACTGTTGTCACAGGCGCCTCTGACCCGGCTCAGGCCCTGGACGCATTCCTGTCAAAACACTACAGGGAAACGGTTCCACCACCACCCCTTATCCTCTGCCTCGAGGGTGTCGATTTCAGTCATGTTCACGAGGAGCTGCTATCGGAGATCGGTGGGAGAAAGATCAGCGTTCGCAAGCCTACAAGAGGCCGAGGCCTGCGTCTGGTGCGGTTGGCCGCAGAAAACGCCTCGCAGGCTCTCAGGGAAATGCTGTCCAGGGAGAGGGACGCACGAACACTTATTGAAGAACTTCAGGAGGCGCTCAAACTGAAACATCCGCCGGCCAGGATTGAATGCATAGACATCTCACACACCACTGGACGGGAGACCTGCGGCGCTACGGTGGTCTGGGAAAAGGGGAAGTTGGTAAAGGAACATTACAGGCTCTATGCGATAGATTCCAGCGATACAAATGGAGACGATTATGCCGCTCTTTCAGAGGTTATTGAAAGACGTTTTACGGGAACTTCAAGCACCCTTATGCCCATCCCGGATCTTCTCCTGGTGGACGGGGGCAAGGGACAGCTATCACGAGTGGTTAAGACTGTTGACGACTATAATGTCAAGAACCTTCAGTTGGCCGCTATCTCCAAGGGGCGTTCGGCTAAACGTTCCGGTGTCCATACCCTCACTGATGAGATCTACCTGCCCGGACGAGTAAATCCCATTAAAATAGAAAAACATTCGGCTGCCATGCGCATTATGCAGATGATGAGGGACGAAGCGCACAGGTTTGCGCTGTCCTCTCATCGAAAACGCAGGAACAAGGATGATCTACTCAGTCGTCTGGACGGAATCGTTGGAGTAGGTCCGACGCGGCGCAGGGCCTTGCTCCTTCATTTTCGGTCCATTGAGGAGATCCGGATAGCACCAGAGGAGGAGATCGCTTCCCTGAAAGGCTTTAACCACTCTGTAGCGCGCAGGATCAAGGAGAGCCTCCAATGAAAGATGGTTCAAGCAGACAAGGGCCTGAGGGAGTGGCTGATAAAATCCCTAATGCAGTCGCTTTCATAGCAGGAAGGTCCGGCACAGGCAAGACAACGCTTATGGAAGCTCTTTTAACAGTGTTGAAAGGAAAGGGGTACCGGGTAGGCACTGTCAAGCATTCGGGGCATCAGGCAGCAATGGACAGGGAGGGGAGCGATTCCTGGCGGTTTACACAAGCTGGGGCTGATATAACCGTATTGGCAGCAAGTGGACAGCTTGCTGTTTTACGAAACATTGATCAACCCTCCCTTGAGGATGCACTCCTCGAGGCTTCTTCAGGCACTGATATTGTTTTGGTGGAAGGGTTTAAAGAGATGAACCTTCCAAAAATAGAGGTTTACAGATCAGAACACTCGGAAGGTCTGTATTTTCGGCGAGACAAAGAACCGGACCCATATCTCATCGCTGTTGCCAGTGACACTCCTCTGGATATTGATGTTCCCGTCCTGAACCTTAACGATCCCGAGGAAGTGTGTAAATTCATAGTTGAGAGGTTTTTGAAGAGCCGTGATTCGTGAATTGTAATTCGTGATTCGAAAGAAAAAATCTCAGATCTCAAAAAAAAACGCCATGATGCACGATCTGCAACTTCAAACTTGACAGGGTCGCAAAAAGTCCGTAATCGGCTTTTTGCTCCTCGGAAAGGGAAAAGCGTCGTTTTCCCTTTCCTTACAAATCAATGACTTATATCCGGAGTCATTGATTTGGGCGCCCCGCGCGGGGCACATTGATGACTTTTTGCGAAGTCATCAAACTTCAAACATCAACATCCAAACTACAAACGTTTTTCAATTTCAAAATCGTTGTTCCCCCTTGACAAGAGTGGTAAATCTGCCGAAAATGACATGAAATTTTGCATCTGTGTTTTTCAAGGAGGCGGAGAATGAAATCGAGGAGCGTGTATTCTGTGATCTTTGCGGCCATATTCCTGTTTTCCGTGGCCGGCTGCGTCACCACGGACAGGTCTAACAGCGGTTGGGTCATTGTTGACCCACCTTCCTCATCACCTCCTCCAAGGGCCGAAAAGCAGCCGCCTCCCAGGCACAAAGAAAACAGAGGCCAACAGAAAGCCGCACAGAATCACCTTCGAAGCGCTTACAGGTTTCTTCAGAAGAACAAACCTGACCACGCTATACGCGAACTGGAAAAGGCCAGGGGAAAAATGGGACCCGGCTACTGGTTCTACTACTACTATGGAGGGGCCTACTACCTTAAGGGAATGTTCGGGGAGGCCAGAGACACCTGGCAAATCGCCTATCGTCAAACCCGCGATTACCAACTGCGTTCCAGGATCATGACGTGTCAGTCCTTTGCCATTTATTATCTGGACGGCCAGGGGCCATCCAGAGGGGTACTGGAAAAAGCTTTTAAAATGGACAAAAAAAATAGAACGGCCAGGGAGTTGTACCAGGATCTGACCGGCTCAGACCCCTACCGTTCCGGCGATCAGCCGTCTTATAACCAATCGTCCAGCAGCCCATACGTCCAGGAGAAACTGGGGCAAAAGGACGGACCGGAGGATAACAACAAATTATACCCGAACGAATGGGGCAAAGACGGCTCCAGCCGCGGGAACGGGGATAAAAACAAAGATAGGAAGAAGGGCAAAAAGAAAGACCATAAGGAAGTCAAAAAGTATAAAATACAGGACGATGAACAGTTCCGGATCTATTTTATGGTGGAAATGCCTTAAATGCAGTGAACCGTGAACGGTGAATAGTGAATGGAGGACTATATGCTTTTGACGGTGAACGGTGTTCAGTTAACAGAAATAGAACACGAGGTTTTACTGTTCACACTTTACTGTTCACTTTTCATCTAGATATTATGAGAGCACTTACTCTATCCCTCATATTTTGCCTGTTCCTGCTGCCCGCGGTGGCCTTGGGGGACATATACCGGTACGTTAACGAGAGCGGTGTGACCGTTTTTACCGATTACCCCGCACATTCCGGATTCAAGGTACATATGCGGGAAAGTGGAAGTTTCCGGTTGGCTCCAGTGGGAGGACATTATCCATATCGTGACGTGGTTATCGAAGCCTGCAGTATGTACAGAATGGACGAAGCATTGATCCGTGCGGTGATGGAGGTGGAGTCGGATTACAACCGCTATGCCATATCCAGTGCAGGGGCCCGTGGACTCATGCAGCTTATGCCCCGGACCGCCCAGCAGCTGGGCGTCAGGAACATATGGGATCCCAAGCAGAATGTCCAGGCAGGGACGGCATATTTGAAAGTTTTTACCAGAAGGTTTTCCGGAAACGTGGAACTGGCGCTGGCCGCCTATAACGCTGGCCCCAACGCGGTTCTAAAATACGGGAAAATCC
The nucleotide sequence above comes from bacterium. Encoded proteins:
- the uvrC gene encoding excinuclease ABC subunit UvrC; this translates as MFAKMKEQIKHVPAAPGVYLYRDAEGVVLYVGKAKDLRKRVRQYFTGGQEERTAHFLPLIDTVETIVAGSEKEALLLENTLIKRYRPAFNVDMKDDKSYPCFRVTVQEAFPRLEITRKLAVDGSLYFGPFTDAGAARATLSWLERAFPLRRCRKPVPGGRGRQGRPCLDFQMGRCLGPCGEEVTRDEYGRIVVELVDFLKGNGKKVVSKLCKRMKQASGEMKYEEAASLRDRVAAIETVLEKQDVVGNPGEDIDVLGFAGSGDTGVLTSLFIRSGMLVGRSDTVVTGASDPAQALDAFLSKHYRETVPPPPLILCLEGVDFSHVHEELLSEIGGRKISVRKPTRGRGLRLVRLAAENASQALREMLSRERDARTLIEELQEALKLKHPPARIECIDISHTTGRETCGATVVWEKGKLVKEHYRLYAIDSSDTNGDDYAALSEVIERRFTGTSSTLMPIPDLLLVDGGKGQLSRVVKTVDDYNVKNLQLAAISKGRSAKRSGVHTLTDEIYLPGRVNPIKIEKHSAAMRIMQMMRDEAHRFALSSHRKRRNKDDLLSRLDGIVGVGPTRRRALLLHFRSIEEIRIAPEEEIASLKGFNHSVARRIKESLQ
- the mobB gene encoding molybdopterin-guanine dinucleotide biosynthesis protein B is translated as MKDGSSRQGPEGVADKIPNAVAFIAGRSGTGKTTLMEALLTVLKGKGYRVGTVKHSGHQAAMDREGSDSWRFTQAGADITVLAASGQLAVLRNIDQPSLEDALLEASSGTDIVLVEGFKEMNLPKIEVYRSEHSEGLYFRRDKEPDPYLIAVASDTPLDIDVPVLNLNDPEEVCKFIVERFLKSRDS
- a CDS encoding transglycosylase SLT domain-containing protein produces the protein MRALTLSLIFCLFLLPAVALGDIYRYVNESGVTVFTDYPAHSGFKVHMRESGSFRLAPVGGHYPYRDVVIEACSMYRMDEALIRAVMEVESDYNRYAISSAGARGLMQLMPRTAQQLGVRNIWDPKQNVQAGTAYLKVFTRRFSGNVELALAAYNAGPNAVLKYGKIPPYPQTMNYVQKVMRLYRDYSGFRD